Proteins encoded together in one Astyanax mexicanus isolate ESR-SI-001 chromosome 10, AstMex3_surface, whole genome shotgun sequence window:
- the chst6 gene encoding carbohydrate sulfotransferase 6, with protein sequence MLRCRVPMPAMVTLLLLQALAMVLFLGWYSHFVPQDSSPSQGKVHVLLLSSWRSGSSFLGQVFSQHPSVFYLMEPAWHVWTTLQRPGARGLRMAVRDLVRSVFHCDLSVMDAYMPPNYNVSQVFMWSHSRALCSPPACPLTPRDQISVEPECKLHCDRMGLQLAEEACHSYSHVVLKEVRFFELESLYPLLKDPKLDLRIIHLVRDPRAVLRSREQAAKALARDSALVLEQEGTMPPDAQQRVMQEVCRSHLRIHETAMLKSPDFLRGRYKLVRYEDLVKNPLTEIENMYNFVGLEMTETLQEWIYRITHGKGKGTKKEAFKITSRNAEDVSLAWRTSLPYEKVRQIQEVCKGAMSLMGYHPVESEMEQKQIEADLTSQKKHYEFSWLPSKSTRSTKAG encoded by the exons ATGCTGCGATGTCGTGTGCCCATGCCTGCCATGGTCACCCTGCTTTTGCTGCAGGCCCTTGCCATGGTTCTGTTTCTGGGCTGGTACAGCCACTTTGTGCCGCAGGACAGCTCTCCTTCACAGGGAAAGGTGCACGTTCTCCTGCTTTCATCATGGAGGTCAGGCTCCTCTTTCTTGGGTCAGGTGTTCAGCCAGCACCCGTCAGTGTTTTACCTGATGGAGCCAGCATGGCACGTTTGGACGACTCTGCAGCGGCCAGGTGCCCGTGGCCTGAGGATGGCAGTGAGAGACCTGGTGCGCAGTGTGTTCCACTGTGACCTCTCTGTGATGGATGCCTACATGCCTCCCAACTACAATGTCTCTCAG GTGTTCATGTGGAGCCACAGCAGAGCACTCTGCTCGCCGCCAGCTTGCCCTCTGACGCCGCGGGACCAGATCAGTGTGGAGCCGGAGTGCAAGCTGCATTGTGACAGGATGGGGCTGCAGCTGGCAGAGGAAGCCTGCCACTCCTACAGCCATGTGGTCCTAAAGGAGGTGCGCTTCTTCGAGCTGGAGTCATTATACCCACTGCTAAAAGATCCCAAGCTGGACCTGAGGATAATCCACTTAGTGCGAGACCCCCGGGCTGTCTTGCGCTCGCGGGAACAGGCTGCAAAGGCCCTGGCCCGGGACAGTGCCCTTGTTCTGGAACAGGAGGGCACTATGCCACCAGATGCCCAGCAGAGGGTGATGCAGGAAGTGTGTCGAAGCCACCTGAGAATCCATGAAACTGCCATGCTAAAGTCGCCCGATTTTCTGCGAGGAAGGTACAAGTTGGTTCGGTATGAGGACCTGGTAAAGAACCCACTGACTGAGATCGAAAACATGTACAACTTCGTTGGACTGGAGATGACAGAGACTTTGCAAGAGTGGATTTATCGAATTACACACGGTAAGGGCAAAGGAACCAAAAAAGAGGCCTTCAAAATCACATCCCGGAATGCTGAAGACGTATCCCTGGCCTGGAGGACTTCCTTACCATACGAGAAAGTCAGACAAATTCAGGAGGTGTGTAAAGGGGCCATGTCTCTAATGGGCTACCATCCAGTAGAAAGCGAGATGGAACAGAAGCAGATTGAAGCAGACCTCACGTCACAGAAAAAACACTATGAGTTCTCCTGGCTTCCTTCAAAATCCACACGCTCCACCAAAGCAGGATAA